AGCTATATTTATGGTAACTCCTTGCACCACTTCCACCTCCATGATTGCCACGTTGTTCCGCTTTCTATAACAGCTGCCATCTTCAATTTATTCCATTGTGTCTTCAAGTTAGTTTCATCTTCATGCTACATGGATAAtaaccaccttcatcttcttgtcTTGGTCGAGGAGCTCCTTTCATGTGGCTATATATTACAAAGTTTCCACTTAGTATTGTTGCATCTTCTCCTTGTCGAAGTTATGTGGTCGAAATATATACATTGCAAATGCCACGTTATTTTAATTCCCTATGAACTCTTGACAATAAACACTTTGGCATTAAAATGGTGCCATCAACATATAATCTGGACCTCAAAACCAAGGCCATATTTCGACTAGGCCATATTTCGACTAGGAAAGTAATTGGCATATGATTTCAACCAATATATGTAATAATAATTTGGTAGAAAGTAGATATTATGCTAACACATGCCATGCATTTACATACCCAGTATATCACTGATAAATTTTCAAAGCTATAAATTTTGGTGTTAACACAGGCCCCCCAAAATGTTGTTTCTCGAATAAAATGAGAGGAATAACATTTTGAGTTATATCACCAAAATTTTAAGCAAACTCCTCATGGCCTTTTGCAGTCACCTAgccattttttcttttgaaattgtgACTCACCATTTTGATTGCTACCTGCTACCCTCAGTATATAAAATTCGACTAAACCATTTAATGGCTAAGCCAAATTAAGATTAGTGGAAAATTTAGCAAATTGAGAGAGTTCAAGAGTAAACCATTATCATCCTCTTTGGTCGAAGTGATATCCTTTTCTAACTTGGTCGAAATACTAGTCCAGTACCATCATGCAATTTCAACATTGGCCTTTGAATATAAACATTTTATAATGGCAACATGTTTCATTATCATATAATATCAATCCAAAGCCAGTATCAAATCTCAACCATAACTTCAATACTTAGCAAAACAAACTTCGACCAATTCATTGTTTCTTACCAAGTTGGCACATCATTTTGCCACAAAGAgcatttctcttttattttcggCAACGTGTGCCGAATTTCGGCAATGTATGCCGAATTTCAAAcgaaaatatttatatttcagCCAACCCCTTTTGGGCTTGAGGTCCTTGGCAAATTCTGACTCCTTTTCACCATAACCTTCTGATAGTCACTTGTagtcttcaatcctttgaaGGATTTTGCTGGAAATTTTCCTTTGCTCTCATCTTCATAAGTATAGGGAGACTTTGGCTTAAATTCAGCCATATTCACTTCATTCTCATTACTATCACTATCCTCATCAGATTGATCAATTTCAGGATTTTGAGTGGCTCTTATGCAAGAACTTTCTTTTCCTTGAAAAACTTCTTCAGGCTTGTATTTCTCAAGCCTTAGTTTCTCTACCCTTTTAACCTTATGAGCCAATTGAGTCATATCTATGAACTCATCATTAACCAAATTCTTTTTAATCGAATAGTCTAGGCCCCCAATAGCCATTTTTACTAATTCGAATTCAGGCACATGAGTAGAACATCTAGTTTCCATATGCTTAAATCGAATTAAGTAGTCATCTATTGACTCATTCGGCTGTCTCTTAACATTAACCAAGTCCATTAATGTCACTTTGGTTTCTCCTCTAAAGAATTGCTCATGAAAAGCCATCTCCAATTCATTCCAATTATGGATCGAATTAGGAGGTAGAGTAGTAAACCAAGTGAAAGCATTTTTCGTCAAGGAACttggaaaatatttcattttcaacaGTTCATTGTTAGCAAGATCACAAATTTCAAGTCGGTACCTTGCAATATGCTCAACAGTTGATTCACCTGTGTCTCCTGAAAATTTAGTAACTTTTGGAACCTTCCATCCCCTTGGGAGTTCTGCTTGAAGAACTActtcagaaaacggagacgtgAAATTTGGACGATTGACATATCCAACATTGAAACCATGATGATTTAGAACTTCTTCGACAGCATTGGCCACATTTTGTGGCCCCCCATAGTCATTTTGATTTCGATTAAATAAGACATTGTTGTCTAAATTCTGATCAAAATTCTGTGGCTGATTTTGGACTGAATTTTCTTGTCCATTCAGAACTTCGTTTGGACCAAAATTCTGATCTTGAGGCAAATTTTGAGGCTCATTTTGACTAAAATTCTGAACTTCACGTTGAGTAAAATTTAGAGGCACACTTTGACCATAATCAGGAACTTGCTGGAACGTTTGGTTCAAAGGCGGTGCTCCAAGAACATCAGCAATTCGACACAATTGTCGAGTTAAGTGTTGAGTATTTTGAATGAGAGGATTAAACATAGTTGACATTTGTTGTGTCAACATGTTCACCATATTGTACCTACTTTCATCAATTTGTTGCCTAATTGATTGTAAATCAATATCAGTGGTtgaatttgaaggaaataaattcaTTGAACCACTTTGCATCAAAGGCATGGTCATTCCCAATGTGTTGAACTGTGTATGTTCTTGACCATTTTGATTTGCTCCTTGCCCAGAATTTTCAGAAATGACATCATTTGTCATTCTGCCATTAAACATTTTCACAAAATTCTGAGTACTACCTGAACGAAAAATATCAATATACTAATTGGTGGCCAAGTTCCAATTTGAACTCAAATAGAATTCAATTCGTTGCACAGTAGCACAATACGTTGACCTTCTTGATATTGgtttttaaattctaaaaacCAATTCTTGAAATCAAATGGTCAATTTAGACCAATATATCAAATCAACGAGATGACGTCAATAACTGGAATTCAGAACTGGACCATAAATGACActgaaaaacttagttttcactaaAATGGTCCCaccaggtgtgccaatttgtttacacggatttttggtaaacaaatatcctcttagttcgactaaaggaagtttagatttcagggtccttttgagaaaacgttttgccaaagtgtagtgtatggacggatgtgttttcgacaacaataaacaacttcaaacgaaactggattttattgaatatgagtcgattacaaaatagttaagcaaaccaaaataacatgaaagcaaatttcgacaaaacaagttACACATAAGAACTGGGAattaacaaactgaaatgcaaggaaattaaagcgttggttctgcaacatactcctccatcatcacgttctgctctcgaagtctcattgatgcggacgtttagagcttttagtgAGTTTTCAGAGTTTTCTAGTTGGCAAAGGAAATGAAATTGCATTGAACATAAAAGGTGAGAATCACAGCACACTCTTAGTCTCTTTGTAGCCATATGTCACATGAGACTTGGAGGCATCCATGGAGAGTTTTGAGTAATTGTGTGAGTCTGAGTAATTTTACAATCAGATTTGCTACTTATAGAATAAGAAATGAAACTGCCACTAGATCCTACGGTAGAGATTAAATCTTAGAAAATAACTCCCCACACTAGAGCCATACACTTGGCATAATTACACATAAAATAACTTGCAGCAACTTGTATCAACTTCCCGTAGCTATATTTATGGTAACTCCTTGCACCACTTCCACCTCCATGATTGCCACGTTGTTCCGCTTTCTATGACAGCTGCCATCTTCAATTTATTCCATTGTGTCTTCAAGTTAGTTTCATCTTCATGCTACATGGATAAtaaccaccttcatcttcttgtcTTGGTCGAGGAGCTCCTTTCATGTGGCTATATATTACAAAGTTTCCACTTAGTATTGTTGCATCTTCTCCTTGTCGAAGTTATGTGGTCGAAATATATACATTGCAAATGCCACGTTATTTTAATTCCCTATGAACTCTCGACAATAAACACTTTGGCATTAAAATGGTGCCATCAACATATAATCTGGACCTCAAAACCAAGGCCATATTTCGACTAGGCCATATTTCGACTAGGAAAGTAATTGGCATATGATTTCAACCAATATATGTAATAATAATTTGGTAGAAAGTAGATATTATGCTAACACATGCCATGCATTTACATACCCAGTATATCACTGATAAATTTTCAAAGCTATAAATTTTGGTGTTAACACCCGTGTTGCTTATTTGTAAGCTTTACCGCCCCTCCTACAGAGCTTCCTTATGCAAGGATGGAGAAGGCTTCCTTAGTTTAGGACTCTTCGATTGCGAGGTTTGGGATGATTGCTCGTGATGGTGTTGGAGAGGTTTTGGCTGCAGCTACCTCCTTTTCGGTTCAACTCTTGGGATTGCAGAAGCCCTTGGTCTTCATTGGGCTATGTACTGTAGCAGTTGATCTTGGCTTCAGATCAGTTTCCTTTGAGACAATATGCTCGTTGTTCTGGAGAATCTTTTATTTAgatttacattttatttttatatctctTGATCATGTTGATCTTCTGTTTGCTCATAAAAGTGCCAACCGTGCAACTTGTTATTTGGCTAGGAGTGATTCCATCTTGGCAATTGAGTTTGTTGCCATTGGTTCATTCTAATGTACTCACTTTCGAGCCTCCTCCAATTTCATACACCCTCTGTTCAACAAAGCTTTTTTTTTAAGGTTGTGACTAAAGTATAATGGTACTAAAGTACccatatttaattttactaataCCATATGTGCAGCAATAAAATTATACTTGAATAAAGAAGAATGTAGTTGATAGAGAAGAATTATGGTTGAttaatatgaaatgtgataagtgagaaaaaattcattaaataaTAATGCAAGtagaaaaaattagcaaaatatatattaactcattaaaacaacaaacattttaaaatattaaaaaaaatatctaaaatAACAATCTTTCTGAAACACACAGAAGAAATATATTGCTtgttttcctttaaaaaaaacttagtgCATGTTTATTTTTCAATTGAGAATCACAGTCAATACATTGGAATTTGGGAGCGCCTATCACGAGGCATGAAACGTGATAAGAATCACAAGCCTCCAACCAAAAACCAAACACCGCCTTAGTGAAGTGATGATTGAAACGACATCGAATGGAATGAGGTACGTATAGATGGACGGTCCAAATTTCTTGGCATCTGATTCGAACAGGTGGACGGTCCAAATTTCACAGTCTCGTCCTCATCCAGTTATAAATCCGGGTCAGACTCCTTCATTGAAACTCGCTCCAATCAGTGTAATCATCTCTGTTCCTTCCTTTCGTATTCTACCTCATCCTCGTTTGTGATTTTCCTCTTCGCCTCTGAAAATGTCT
This portion of the Lotus japonicus ecotype B-129 chromosome 3, LjGifu_v1.2 genome encodes:
- the LOC130744022 gene encoding uncharacterized protein LOC130744022 yields the protein MTNDVISENSGQGANQNGQEHTQFNTLGMTMPLMQSGSMNLFPSNSTTDIDLQSIRQQIDESRYNMVNMLTQQMSTMFNPLIQNTQHLTRQLCRIADVLGAPPLNQTFQQVPDYGQSVPLNFTQREVQNFSQNEPQNLPQDQNFGPNEVLNGQENSVQNQPQNFDQNLDNNVLFNRNQNDYGGPQNVANAVEEVLNHHGFNVGYVNRPNFTSPFSEVVLQAELPRGWKVPKVTKFSGDTGESTVEHIARYRLEICDLANNELLKMKYFPSSLTKNAFTWFTTLPPNSIHNWNELEMAFHEQFFRGETKVTLMDLVNVKRQPNESIDDYLIRFKHMETRCSTHVPEFELVKMAIGGLDYSIKKNLVNDEFIDMTQLAHKVKRVEKLRLEKYKPEEVFQGKESSCIRATQNPEIDQSDEDSDSNENEVNMAEFKPKSPYTYEDESKGKFPAKSFKGLKTTSDYQKVMVKRSQNLPRTSSPKGVG